Within Amycolatopsis sp. FDAARGOS 1241, the genomic segment CGGCGGGATCGCCGATGCCGGGCGTGGTGAAGAAGAAGCTGATCGTGCTGAGGAACAGCAGGATCGCGACGACACTTCCCGCAGCCGAGGTCCGCGGGAACCACGGGCCGGCGGCGATGAGCACGGCGGCACCCACCTCGACGACGCCGAACACCGCGGCGAGCGGTTGCGGGGCGAGCACGTGAGCCGTCCAGGCCAGCAACGGGCTGGGGGAGACGTAGTGCTGGACGCGGATGGCTTCGGACGTGGTGAACTTCAGCGCGCCGATCCATGCGACGACCACCACGAGCCCGTACCGCACGACGACGCCACCGGCGGCGGTCGCTCGCCGCTCGATCGTGGATTCCACTGGTTCTCTTTCCTTCCGCCGGCGGACTCCGGGCGACGGTAACCAAGATCAGCTCGCCGGAACCGGCTCGGCGGCTTACGAATCGCTGACGGGCCGCGGTTGACAGGCGAGGCGATGCCCGGCCATGATGAACGCATGTTCATGAACATTTGTTCATAATCGAGGAGGTCGTCATGACCGGCATCGTCAACACCGCACAGGCCGACGCGTGGAACGGCTACGAGGGTGCACACTGGGCGGCGCACGCCGATCGGTACGACGCGGTGAACAGCGGGTTCAACGAAATCCTGCTGGCGCAGGTGGGCCCGGACGACCGGGTCGTCGACCTCGGGTGCGGGACC encodes:
- a CDS encoding YkgB family protein; translated protein: MESTIERRATAAGGVVVRYGLVVVVAWIGALKFTTSEAIRVQHYVSPSPLLAWTAHVLAPQPLAAVFGVVEVGAAVLIAAGPWFPRTSAAGSVVAILLFLSTISFFFTTPGIGDPAAGGFPALSPVGQFLLKDLVLLGASIWTLGDSLGRRRQADVE